CCGACTCAGGCTTGCCTGAACTTCCCCAAGAAAGCGAGAATGGGTCCCTTCCAGATGCCCGAAAATGCCATCCAGGGAGGTGAGCCGGGGGCCCTGGAGACTCTCCAACCTCCGCCAGCTGCAACCGAACTCAGACCAAGTCCATCGCCCCAGATGAGCAGGGGGACACCCGCCCAGGTGCCCAGCAGCCACCAGCAGCCTCCGCCCAGCAGACCTTGCCTGCCTACTGCCCAGGCCTGCACCATGTCCCATCACCCAGCGGCCAGCCACGATGGGGCCCAGCCTCTCAGAATGCTCTTCCGGAGACTGGAAAACGGATGGTGGAGCTCCAGCCTCCTGACAGCTCCCTCGTTCCCCTCTCCTGAGAAGCCGGGAGCCCTCCTCGCTCACAGCCCTC
The sequence above is a segment of the Piliocolobus tephrosceles isolate RC106 unplaced genomic scaffold, ASM277652v3 unscaffolded_27303, whole genome shotgun sequence genome. Coding sequences within it:
- the LOC111530116 gene encoding putative protein FAM90A15P, coding for PQPGVRRQGPEPLIVVKPTHSRPQGGCREVPQAASKHHGLIRVISPQAQDKRPAVTSQPCPPADTRSLGLGSNLSFRSGAKRPAQAPTQACLNFPKKARMGPFQMPENAIQGGEPGALETLQPPPAATELRPSPSPQMSRGTPAQVPSSHQQPPPSRPCLPTAQACTMSHHPAASHDGAQPLRMLFRRLENGWWSSSLLTAPSFPSPEKPGALLAHSPHVSEKSEAPCVPVPLSVLCEDLQVSSSSEDSDSDLE